Proteins encoded by one window of Thermococcus sp. Bubb.Bath:
- a CDS encoding iron-containing alcohol dehydrogenase — translation MFWLKTRIIEGEGSLENLKNEVNGYERVLILSSGSMKRHGFLNEARDYVKEAGAEVMSIAGLPSEPSVEVIEEFLPKVREFSPDLFIALGGGSIIDTTKALKVFYDAPELLFEEIAFIDRFSKPKPIPKLRTPLIAIPSTSGAGSEVSAASVLKKNGIKYNIVTPEIAPDVAILDPRLPRTMPREVARNSGLDVLVHGIEAYTTKVAGPFSDAMAIRAIKTVFEWLPRSVEGDPEARARMHYAATMAGIAFLNARLGLAHAMSHKAAWIGPHGLLNAILIPYVMEFNAERSEYARRRYDDIAYELGLKDSEDLIKAVKELNERLGVPTLSELVDEETFTAKLEEMAEKAYRDGLVAFNPVEPKPEEIRELYLKAFYGE, via the coding sequence ATGTTCTGGCTCAAGACCAGGATAATAGAGGGGGAGGGTTCGCTGGAGAACCTTAAGAACGAGGTCAATGGCTACGAGCGCGTCCTCATCCTCTCCTCAGGCTCGATGAAGAGGCACGGCTTCCTGAATGAGGCCAGGGACTACGTGAAGGAAGCCGGTGCGGAGGTCATGAGTATAGCCGGCCTCCCATCGGAACCGAGTGTTGAGGTGATAGAGGAGTTCCTACCGAAGGTGAGGGAGTTTTCGCCGGATTTGTTCATAGCGCTCGGCGGCGGGAGCATCATAGACACGACAAAGGCCTTGAAAGTATTCTACGACGCTCCCGAGCTCCTCTTTGAGGAGATAGCCTTCATCGATCGCTTCTCAAAGCCTAAGCCAATCCCGAAGCTCCGGACACCGCTCATTGCAATACCATCAACGAGCGGAGCGGGGAGTGAGGTCTCAGCGGCGAGCGTCCTGAAAAAGAATGGGATAAAGTACAACATAGTAACGCCGGAGATAGCACCCGACGTTGCTATCCTCGACCCGAGGCTCCCGAGAACAATGCCGAGGGAAGTCGCCAGGAACTCCGGTCTCGACGTCCTCGTCCACGGGATAGAAGCTTACACGACGAAAGTTGCGGGGCCCTTCAGCGACGCGATGGCGATTCGGGCGATAAAGACCGTCTTCGAGTGGCTACCGAGGTCAGTTGAGGGCGACCCTGAAGCGAGGGCAAGGATGCACTACGCGGCTACGATGGCAGGCATAGCCTTCCTCAACGCGAGGCTTGGCCTGGCACACGCCATGAGCCACAAGGCGGCCTGGATAGGGCCCCACGGACTCCTCAACGCAATATTGATTCCCTACGTGATGGAGTTCAACGCAGAGAGGAGCGAGTATGCGAGGAGGCGCTATGATGATATAGCATATGAACTTGGACTGAAAGATTCAGAAGATCTGATAAAAGCTGTTAAGGAGCTCAATGAGCGCCTTGGAGTTCCAACGCTGAGCGAGCTGGTTGATGAGGAGACTTTTACGGCAAAGCTTGAGGAGATGGCGGAGAAGGCCTACCGCGACGGACTGGTGGCGTTCAACCCCGTGGAACCGAAGCCCGAGGAGATAAGGGAGCTTTATTTGAAGGCGTTCTATGGAGAATAA
- a CDS encoding MFS transporter: MKARPVKRQKTTLKSLEKRRQMRHRPDPSRWFYSFIPFKVATGGAAPLIPLLTMNVGGGPADVGIVNAIGSTFSMLGGLFWGKLSDRLNRRKAFLMAGFLGTAITTMVFALAHSVHQVMAINAVYTFSIAATIPIPVLIITKAFRLEDWDYAIGRFNEISGWAWVLGLVVGLLLTPLLGIRMTFVALGLIGLLSSPWGERTIREVPLHVDRRILGVYAGYVVEKFRYIPNMITHLPRFSTKGFGRLYLSSLLFWIGAMLYFTQFPVLLKAHGFGATPLYIMSIGNSAVSAFMYTRVGLKLRKSGGYNALISGLSLRALAFGLLAFTARLGGTPFVVLAFLSYFLAGYTWAYIGISTTSIISRFAPPKERGALIGTYNMVSSLGAIAGNFLSGVLTEEFGFTVDFILATLLIGVSILPLLGERVKSSSTN, translated from the coding sequence ATGAAGGCCCGGCCGGTCAAAAGGCAGAAGACCACCCTCAAAAGTCTTGAAAAGCGCCGTCAGATGCGGCACCGGCCGGATCCAAGCAGGTGGTTCTATTCCTTTATCCCGTTCAAGGTCGCCACAGGAGGCGCCGCTCCGCTCATTCCCCTCCTCACGATGAACGTCGGCGGCGGCCCAGCCGATGTCGGCATCGTCAACGCTATAGGAAGTACTTTCTCGATGCTTGGAGGGCTTTTCTGGGGGAAACTCAGCGACAGGCTCAACAGGAGGAAGGCCTTCCTTATGGCGGGCTTTCTGGGAACTGCAATAACCACGATGGTTTTTGCCCTTGCACACAGTGTTCACCAAGTAATGGCGATAAACGCGGTCTACACCTTCTCCATTGCGGCAACGATACCCATTCCCGTCCTCATAATAACCAAGGCCTTTCGCCTTGAAGACTGGGACTACGCCATAGGCAGGTTCAACGAGATAAGCGGCTGGGCGTGGGTGCTGGGTCTAGTGGTTGGGCTCCTGCTAACGCCACTGCTCGGTATAAGGATGACCTTCGTTGCCCTCGGCCTCATTGGGCTGCTCTCGTCCCCATGGGGAGAACGGACGATAAGGGAGGTTCCCCTTCACGTTGACAGAAGGATCCTTGGTGTCTACGCAGGCTACGTGGTTGAGAAGTTCAGATACATCCCGAACATGATAACCCATCTGCCCAGGTTCTCAACGAAGGGTTTTGGCAGGCTGTACCTCTCATCCCTCCTATTTTGGATTGGGGCAATGCTCTACTTCACCCAGTTTCCCGTTCTCCTCAAGGCACATGGCTTTGGAGCAACCCCCCTCTATATTATGAGTATAGGAAACTCGGCGGTTTCGGCGTTTATGTACACTAGGGTGGGTTTAAAGTTACGGAAAAGCGGCGGTTACAACGCCCTTATCTCTGGATTATCCCTTAGAGCCCTCGCGTTTGGTCTTCTAGCGTTTACCGCACGGTTAGGGGGAACTCCTTTCGTCGTTCTTGCCTTCCTCTCCTATTTCCTGGCAGGCTACACCTGGGCCTACATCGGAATCTCGACCACTTCTATTATCTCCCGCTTTGCACCGCCCAAAGAGAGGGGAGCGCTGATAGGGACGTATAATATGGTGAGCTCCCTTGGTGCGATAGCCGGTAACTTCCTGAGCGGCGTTCTAACGGAAGAATTTGGCTTTACGGTGGACTTCATTCTGGCTACTCTTTTGATAGGCGTCTCAATACTCCCCCTCTTGGGCGAGAGGGTTAAAAGCTCTAGTACCAATTAA
- a CDS encoding pyridoxal-phosphate dependent enzyme — MEVPNDSDDDDGPLIRARNLERALGIKRIYLDFEGRNPTGTHKDRIAEAHAKRAAEEGYSAITVGTCGNYGVAVAYYAKVYGLKAYIFVPAGYTLERAGEMLAYGAEVIPIGGPYEKVVLESRKFAVENGIYDANPGSNPEIDYEGYSTIAGDILRDVRPDAVFVPVGNGTTLAGIWHGFRKRGENPKMVGVTTGLGNQILWQFYGVETNEFVETPVNEPLVSMISFDAIEALRAVNESNGYVFGFADDDTVNYSALLEKTEGISALPASALTLAGLVKFARKFGMWRGNFVLVITGGVHGGEGLGAYGGALSYVRWENRARACALLEKV, encoded by the coding sequence ATGGAGGTTCCAAACGACTCCGACGATGATGACGGCCCGCTCATAAGGGCCAGAAACCTTGAAAGAGCTCTGGGCATAAAAAGAATCTATCTCGATTTTGAAGGAAGGAACCCGACGGGAACCCATAAGGACAGAATCGCCGAAGCACATGCCAAGAGGGCCGCGGAAGAGGGTTATTCTGCCATCACCGTGGGCACCTGCGGGAACTACGGTGTGGCGGTGGCGTATTACGCAAAGGTCTACGGCCTAAAAGCGTACATCTTCGTCCCGGCAGGTTATACCCTCGAAAGGGCCGGCGAGATGCTGGCTTACGGTGCAGAGGTCATTCCAATAGGCGGCCCCTATGAAAAGGTCGTTCTAGAGAGCAGAAAGTTCGCGGTGGAGAACGGCATCTACGATGCAAACCCCGGAAGCAACCCTGAGATAGACTATGAAGGTTACTCCACGATAGCGGGCGACATCCTGCGGGATGTAAGGCCAGATGCCGTCTTCGTGCCCGTTGGAAACGGGACGACCCTAGCGGGGATATGGCACGGCTTCAGGAAGCGGGGCGAGAACCCGAAGATGGTTGGTGTAACGACGGGCCTCGGCAACCAGATACTCTGGCAGTTCTACGGGGTTGAAACGAACGAGTTCGTTGAAACACCGGTGAACGAGCCGCTCGTCTCGATGATATCCTTTGATGCAATTGAGGCACTGAGGGCAGTCAACGAGTCCAACGGCTACGTCTTCGGCTTTGCGGATGACGACACGGTCAATTACTCAGCCCTACTTGAGAAAACTGAGGGAATCTCGGCCCTGCCGGCGTCAGCCTTAACTCTTGCCGGCCTGGTGAAGTTCGCCCGGAAGTTTGGGATGTGGAGGGGAAACTTCGTGTTGGTGATAACTGGAGGTGTCCACGGTGGAGAAGGCCTTGGTGCTTACGGAGGGGCGCTATCTTACGTCAGATGGGAAAACCGCGCACGGGCTTGTGCGCTACTCGAAAAGGTTTGA
- a CDS encoding DUF1611 domain-containing protein → MEKALVLTEGRYLTSDGKTAHGLVRYSKRFEIAGLIDSTLAGKDAGEVLDGKRRNIPIYGTLEEALREHPDAKWLIIGVATPGGFLPESYRKIVIRAIKNGLGIVNGLHHFLSDDFYLKRLAKRHGVEIIDVRKIFYNMRIPFTGKIEEVKAVKVAVLGTDAAIGKRTTAILLHEAFKNLGLKSEFIAMGQTGWMQGFKYCIVMDSIINDFVPGAIEDVFYRAWVEERPDVIVTHGEGSLLHPAFPGGFELIGAGRPDFIVLQHAPGRGVFDDFPQYAIPPLENYIQLIELLSGKRPVAITVNTENLTKKEALEWAERIESKTGILTRVPFYQGVEDIARLIASKAKELGEVRASEPAGAEVL, encoded by the coding sequence GTGGAGAAGGCCTTGGTGCTTACGGAGGGGCGCTATCTTACGTCAGATGGGAAAACCGCGCACGGGCTTGTGCGCTACTCGAAAAGGTTTGAGATAGCTGGACTCATAGACTCGACCCTCGCCGGCAAGGACGCAGGTGAGGTGCTCGACGGCAAAAGACGGAACATCCCGATATACGGCACGCTGGAGGAAGCCCTTAGGGAACACCCGGACGCGAAGTGGCTCATCATTGGCGTAGCAACACCCGGAGGCTTCCTTCCCGAGAGCTACCGCAAGATAGTCATCAGGGCAATAAAGAACGGTCTTGGAATAGTGAACGGCCTCCACCACTTCCTTAGCGATGACTTCTACCTGAAGAGGCTTGCCAAGAGACACGGCGTCGAGATAATCGACGTCAGGAAGATATTCTACAACATGAGGATACCCTTCACCGGCAAGATAGAGGAAGTGAAGGCCGTAAAGGTCGCCGTCCTCGGGACTGACGCTGCTATAGGCAAGAGGACAACTGCAATACTCCTCCACGAGGCCTTCAAGAACCTCGGCCTCAAGAGCGAGTTCATAGCGATGGGCCAGACCGGATGGATGCAGGGCTTCAAGTACTGCATAGTGATGGACTCGATAATAAACGACTTCGTCCCTGGGGCGATTGAGGACGTCTTCTACCGTGCCTGGGTCGAGGAAAGACCGGACGTCATAGTAACCCACGGTGAGGGCTCGCTCCTTCACCCGGCGTTTCCAGGTGGTTTTGAGCTCATCGGTGCCGGTAGACCCGACTTCATCGTCCTTCAGCATGCGCCGGGGAGAGGGGTCTTCGATGACTTCCCGCAGTATGCGATACCCCCTCTTGAGAACTACATCCAGCTCATAGAGCTCCTCTCTGGAAAGAGGCCGGTGGCGATAACAGTAAACACGGAGAACCTCACGAAGAAGGAGGCCCTCGAATGGGCCGAGAGGATAGAGAGCAAGACCGGAATCCTGACGCGCGTCCCGTTCTACCAGGGCGTCGAGGATATAGCCAGGCTGATAGCGAGCAAAGCGAAGGAGCTTGGGGAGGTGAGGGCCAGTGAGCCCGCTGGAGCTGAAGTGCTTTGA
- a CDS encoding N-acetyltransferase, whose amino-acid sequence MESRKNPRKGKRPSENPLPPIIETAVEYHITDGEDFMDEIFRKDLEISWGFVRARISREEYVEAYWTVVNELLSHGEHKFFVALDPYNRYLGHVWVCITEDTVDFIPVAYIYDIETVEEARGWGIGSELLKKAEEWAKERGALKVLLRVDIDNPAVGWYKRRGYTERAVIMEKPLPG is encoded by the coding sequence ATGGAGTCCCGGAAGAATCCGAGGAAGGGAAAACGGCCAAGTGAGAATCCCCTTCCACCCATAATTGAGACCGCTGTGGAATATCATATAACTGACGGAGAGGACTTCATGGACGAAATCTTTCGAAAAGACCTTGAGATAAGCTGGGGTTTTGTCAGGGCTAGGATCTCACGGGAGGAATATGTGGAAGCTTACTGGACGGTGGTAAACGAGCTCCTCTCCCACGGCGAGCACAAGTTCTTTGTGGCCTTAGACCCTTACAACCGCTACCTCGGACACGTATGGGTCTGCATCACGGAAGATACGGTCGATTTCATCCCCGTTGCATACATCTACGACATCGAGACTGTTGAGGAGGCCAGGGGGTGGGGGATAGGCTCAGAACTCCTCAAGAAGGCCGAGGAGTGGGCGAAGGAGAGGGGAGCGCTGAAGGTCTTACTCCGTGTGGATATCGATAACCCCGCGGTGGGGTGGTACAAGAGGAGGGGTTACACTGAAAGGGCCGTTATTATGGAGAAACCCCTACCCGGTTGA
- the mtnA gene encoding S-methyl-5-thioribose-1-phosphate isomerase, which yields MEIRYKPEELTRLPRSVRYEPGKVIMIDQTLLPSEFKEIELRTVDEVAEAIITMKIRGAPAIGAAAAFGLALFVDTSKAKTKEEFMEGFEKAYEGLKNTRPTAVNLFWALNRVKNLVEEHMEDPLDEIKGLIVSEAQKIADEDVEANLRMGHYGAEVLPDGNVLTHCNAGSLATVQLGTVGAVLRVMHRDGTLKLLWVDETRPVLQGARLSAWEYHYDGISLKLITDNMAGFVMQQGKVDAIIVGADRIVANGDFANKIGTYTLAVLAKEHGIPFFTVAPLSTIDMNLKSGREIPIEERKPEEVLTCGGCKIAPDVDVYNPAFDVTPHKYLTGIITDKGVVWPPFERNLKRLFKKE from the coding sequence ATTATGATAGATCAGACACTTCTCCCGAGTGAGTTCAAGGAGATAGAGCTCAGAACCGTCGATGAGGTCGCTGAGGCCATCATCACCATGAAGATTCGCGGTGCGCCGGCGATAGGAGCTGCCGCTGCCTTCGGCCTGGCTCTCTTCGTCGATACCTCCAAGGCAAAGACCAAGGAAGAGTTCATGGAGGGCTTTGAAAAGGCCTACGAGGGGCTCAAGAACACAAGACCCACAGCAGTGAACCTCTTCTGGGCGCTCAACAGGGTGAAGAACCTCGTCGAGGAGCACATGGAAGACCCGCTCGACGAGATAAAGGGGCTCATTGTTTCAGAGGCTCAGAAGATAGCGGACGAGGACGTCGAGGCCAACCTGAGGATGGGACACTACGGTGCCGAGGTTCTCCCAGATGGGAACGTACTCACCCACTGTAACGCGGGTAGCTTAGCCACAGTTCAGCTTGGCACGGTTGGCGCTGTGCTTAGGGTTATGCACCGCGATGGAACGCTGAAGCTTCTCTGGGTTGATGAGACGAGGCCTGTCCTCCAGGGTGCCAGGCTTTCCGCATGGGAGTACCACTACGACGGCATTTCCCTTAAGCTTATAACAGACAACATGGCGGGCTTCGTCATGCAGCAGGGCAAGGTTGACGCCATCATCGTTGGAGCAGATAGGATAGTTGCCAACGGGGATTTCGCCAACAAGATAGGGACGTACACTCTAGCTGTTCTAGCTAAGGAGCACGGGATACCGTTCTTTACCGTTGCACCGCTCTCAACGATAGACATGAACCTGAAGAGCGGGAGGGAGATACCCATAGAGGAGCGCAAGCCGGAGGAAGTCCTCACTTGCGGCGGCTGTAAGATTGCTCCGGATGTAGACGTCTACAATCCAGCGTTCGATGTTACACCGCACAAGTATCTAACTGGGATAATCACTGATAAAGGCGTCGTGTGGCCTCCTTTTGAGAGGAATCTGAAGAGGCTGTTCAAGAAGGAGTGA